A single region of the Lotus japonicus ecotype B-129 chromosome 4, LjGifu_v1.2 genome encodes:
- the LOC130714651 gene encoding uncharacterized protein LOC130714651: MLLDILPNVNRVFALVAQQERQFSCENVSGSKAMMVSREGTSENRGAQAENRSTHSENRNSHHSSSGGCSSNYGGNKWSNKKCSYCGKMGHTVEDCYKKHGFPPGFKFKNPKYANRSANCVHSNEEDQDSQEAVSGQESTRFGFTADQYHHLLALLPPQEQKGSSSGHQASVNSCVQGQSSKNGKGSSQGVLTKNGFQCLEDDWHS; this comes from the exons ATGTTATTAGATATCCTCCCCAATGTAAATCGTGTGTTTGCTCTTGTTGCTCAACAAGAAAGACAATTTTCTTGTGAAAATGTTTCTGGATCCAAAGCTATGATGGTCTCAAGAGAAGGTACAAGTGAGAATCGAGGTGCTCAAGCTGAGAATAGGTCTACACATTCTGAGAATAGGAATTCTCATCACTCTTCCTCAGGAGGTTGCAGCAGCAACTATGGAGGAAACAAGTGGTCCAACAAGAAGTGTTCTTACTGTGGAAAAATGGGTCATACAGTAGAGGATTGCTACAAGAAACATGGATTCCCACCAGGTTTCAAATTCAAGAATCCTAAGTATGCCAACCGTTCTGCAAATTGTGTCCATAGCAATGAAGAAGACCAAGATTCTCAGGAGGCAGTTTCAGGACAAGAGAGCACAAGGTTTGGCTTCACTGCAGACCAATACCATCACTTGCTAGCCCTTCTTCCACCTCAAGAGCAAAAGGGTTCATCCTCAGGTCATCAGGCTAGTGTAAACTCGTGTGTTCAAGGTCAATCGTCTAAGAATGGTAAAGGCTCTTCACAAGGTGTACTGACTAAGAATG GATTCCAATGCTTGGAGGACGATTGGCACAGCTAA
- the LOC130714364 gene encoding alanine--glyoxylate aminotransferase 2 homolog 1, mitochondrial, protein MAAMMLKRTISFATSKVTHSHFRACSSFSSSAATAGNPAPAPPQLPPFDYQPRPYNGPLVDEVLAKRQKFLGPSLFYYYQKPLNLVEGKMQFLYDDTGRRYLDAFAGIVTVSCGHCHPEVVNAIIEQSKLLQHTTTIYLNHAIGDFAEELASKMPGNLKVVYFVNSGSEANELAMLMARLYTGNLGMISLRNAYHGGSSGTIGLTALNTWKYPIPEGEIQHVINPDPYRGVFGADANSYAREVQDHIDYGTSGKVAGFIAETIQGVGGAVELAPGYLKLVYDIVHKAGGVTIADEVQTAFGRTGSHYWGFETQGVIPDIVTMAKGIGNGLPMGAVVTTPEIASVMAQKVQLNTFGGNPVCSAGGLAVLRVLDKEKCQAHCADVGSHMLERLRSLQQRYDIIGDVRGRGLMVGVEFVTDQKEKTPAKAETNVLHEKLRELGVLVGKGGMHGNVFRIKPPMCFTKDDADFLVDALDYSLSKL, encoded by the exons ATGGCTGCGATGATGCTCAAGAGAACCATCTCATTCGCAACCTCCAAGGTTACTCACTCCCATTTCCGTGCATGCAGCAGCTTTTCCTCCTCCGCCGCCACCGCCGGAAACCCCGCTCCGGCGCCGCCGCAGCTGCCGCCGTTTGACTACCAACCGCGTCCGTATAATGGGCCACTCGTCGATGAAGTCCTCGCCAAGCGGCAAAAGTTTCTCGGTCCCTCCCTGTTCTACTATTATCAGAAGCCT CTGAATCTTGTGGAGGGGAAGATGCAATTTCTTTATGATGATACTGGGAGGCGTTACCTTGATGCTTTTGCTGGGATAGTTACTGTTTCATGTGGACATTGCCATCCTGAAGTTGTGAATGCTATCATAGAGCAGAGTAAACTTTTGCAGCATACTACAACCATTTACCTGAACCATGCTATTGGTGATTTTGCTGAAGAATTGGCATCTAAAATGCCTGGAAACCTTAAG GTTGTTTACTTTGTAAATTCTGGTTCAGAAGCAAATGAGTTAGCAATGCTTATGGCTCGATTATATACTGGTAATCTTGGTATGATTTCTTTAAGGAATGCATATCATGGTGGGAGTTCAGGTACCATTGGCCTGACTGCTTTGAACACATGGAAATACCCAATACCAGAG GGAGAAATTCAACATGTTATTAATCCAGATCCATACCGTGGAGTCTTTGGTGCAGATGCTAATAGTTATGCCAGAGAGGTCCAAGATCATATTGATTATGGAACTTCAGGAAAAGTTGCTGGATTTATAGCTGAAACAATTCAG GGAGTTGGAGGAGCAGTGGAACTGGCACCTGGGTACTTGAAACTTGTTTATGATATTGTACACAAGGCTGGTGGTGTCACCATTGCAGATGAAGTACAAACTGCGTTTGGCCGCACAGGAAGCCATTATTGGGGATTTGAGACACAGGGTGTCATTCCTGATATAGTTACAATGGCAAAG GGTATTGGCAATGGTTTGCCGATGGGAGCTGTAGTTACAACTCCAGAAATAGCAAGTGTGATGGCCCAGAAGGTTCAGTTGAACACATTTGGTGGGAATCCTGTATGTTCTGCCGGAGGGCTCGCAGTGCTGAGGGTTCTTGATAAGGAGAAGTGCCAGGCTCATTGCGCTGATGTTGGTTCTCACATGCTCGAGCGTTTGAGATCACTTCAGCAAAGATATGATA TCATTGGTGATGTGAGAGGAAGAGGCTTGATGGTCGGGGTAGAGTTTGTAACTGATCAAAAGGAGAAGACTCCTGCAAAGGCTGAAACTAATGTTTTGCATGAAAAACTTAGAG AGCTCGGTGTCCTGGTTGGGAAAGGAGGAATGCATGGAAATGTTTTCAGGATTAAGCCACCAATGTGTTTCACCAAAGATGATGCAG ATTTTCTTGTGGATGCTTTGGACTATTCTTTATCAAAGTTGTGA
- the LOC130714720 gene encoding pentatricopeptide repeat-containing protein At4g39620, chloroplastic — MSTLSCSSSSSSSYSFARCGSNAPRSAPPTRISFGSIPTRPKRKKTNDDDSETRELVRLLTRKISDKEPLERTLNKYVRLVRTEHCFLLFEELGKHDKWLPCLEVFRWMQKQRWYMADNGVYSKLISVMGKKGQTRLAMWLFSEMRNTGCRPDTSVYNSLISAHLHSRDKTKALAKALGYFEKMKGMERCKPNIVTYNIILRAFAQAGKVEQVNSLFKDLDESIVSPDIYTYNGVMDAYGKRGMIREMEAMLTRMKSNQCKPDLITFNLLIDSYGKKQQFDKMEQVFKSLLRSKEKPSLPTFNSMVLNYGKARLKDKAENVFKQMTEMGYAPSFVTHESLIYMYGFCDCVSKAKELFDGLVESKVQIKVSTLNAMLDVYCINNLPQEADSLFQRARSIKVLPDASTYKLLYKAYTKANSKELLDKLLKHMDKDGIIPNKRFFLDALGAIGSSPANSRSANSATHSKSPNFFGKLS; from the exons ATGTCTACTCTTTCttgctcctcttcttcttcttcttcgtatTCATTTGCAAGGTGCGGTAGCAACGCTCCACGCTCGGCCCCACCGACCCGAATTTCGTTCGGGTCGATTCCGACCCGTCcgaagaggaagaagacgaaCGATGATGACTCGGAAACCAGAGAGCTGGTTCGTTTGCTCACGAGGAAGATAAGCGACAAAGAGCCTCTTGAGAGGACGCTGAACAAGTACGTGAGGCTTGTCAGAACCGAGCATTGCTTCTTGCTCTTTGAAGAACTCGGCAAGCATGATAAGTGGCTTCCATGCCTTGAG GTATTCAGATGGATGCAGAAACAACGGTGGTATATGGCTGATAATGGGGTTTACTCAAAACTCATATCAGTTATGGGGAAGAAAGGACAAACCAGGCTGGCTATGTGGCTTTTTTCGGAGATGCGTAACACTGGCTGTCGCCCGGATACTTCTGTTTACAATTCACTCATCTCAGCCCACCTTCATTCTCGGGACAAAACTAAGGCTTTGGCCAAAGCTCTTGGTTACTTTGAGAAGATGAAAGGAATGGAGCGGTGTAAGCCCAACATTGTCACATACAATATTATTTTGAGAGCTTTTGCTCAAGCTGGGAAGGTGGAGCAGGTGAACTCTCTGTTTAAAGATCTTGATGAGAGCATCGTTTCGCCGGATATTTACACCTATAATGGTGTGATGGACGCATATGGGAAAAGAGGGATGATCCGCGAAATGGAAGCGATGCTTACTCGGATGAAGAGCAATCAGTGTAAGCCTGACTTGATTACCTTTAACTTGCTGATTGATTCATATGGGAAGAAGCAGCAATTTGATAAGATGGAGCAAGTGTTTAAGAGTTTACTGCGCTCCAAGGAGAAACCGTCACTGCCTACATTTAATTCAATGGTTTTGAACTATGGGAAGGCGCGGCTTAAGGATAAAGCAGAAAATGTCTTCAAACAGATGACTGAAATGGGTTACGCGCCGAGCTTTGTCACACATGAGAGTCTCATCTATATGTATGGCTTCTGCGATTGTGTCTCCAAGGCGAAAGAATTGTTTGATGGGCTGGTTGAATCGAAGGTTCAGATCAAAGTTTCAACCCTAAATGCTATGCTTGATGTTTACTGCATAAATAATTTACCACAGGAAGCAGATTCCCTGTTTCAGAGAGCAAGAAGTATAAAAGTTTTGCCAGATGCATCAACATATAAACTTCTTTATAAGGCATACACTAAGGCCAACTCTAAGGAACTTCTAGATAAATTGCTGAAGCATATGGATAAAGATGGTATCATTCCTAATAAGAGGTTCTTCTTGGATGCTTTGGGTGCTATTGGATCTTCACCAGCAAATTCACGATCTGCTAATTCTGCAACTCATTCAAAAAGCCCCAATTTTTTTGGGAAACTCAGCTAG